A window from Dehalobacter sp. DCA encodes these proteins:
- a CDS encoding DUF512 domain-containing protein encodes MPNGLMVSAVMKNSIAAEMEIEPGDEILQVDQHNVQDILDLQYWTAEEEFTLIIQKKNHEIWELEIIKEPEELLGIEVSSVGRDGLMKCRNNCVFCFVRQMPPGMRSSLYDLDDDYRLSVNQGSYITLSNLKEKDFQRIIDMHLSPLYISVHAWNPVVREKLMRNRQAGKLAEQIKRLAEAGLVLHTQIVLVPDYNDREILQETVENLAAFFPQVQSIGIVPVGLTKYRDGLPELRTVTPEEAKEVLDIGIEWQQKYRKWTGLNLVYFSDEFYMLAGRDLPSYPEYDDFPQLENGIGMARKFQEEIRMCLCDLPRQIPERKIHLVTGSSAAAYFRSRIAELPAVQGVHITVHEIGNRFFGPAVTVAGLLTAQDIAPQLGDLQGEYFLLSRVMLRAGEEVFLDGYDVRWLTEQVNGIPVVVENDGQSFIEGLFGITIGGSENE; translated from the coding sequence ATGCCCAATGGGTTGATGGTATCTGCTGTCATGAAAAACAGTATTGCTGCTGAGATGGAAATCGAACCCGGAGATGAGATTCTCCAGGTGGATCAGCACAATGTTCAGGATATTTTGGATTTGCAGTATTGGACCGCTGAAGAAGAATTTACATTAATCATTCAGAAGAAGAATCATGAGATCTGGGAACTGGAGATTATCAAGGAACCGGAGGAACTGCTTGGTATCGAAGTCAGCAGCGTAGGCCGGGACGGACTAATGAAGTGCCGGAATAACTGTGTTTTCTGCTTTGTCCGGCAGATGCCTCCCGGGATGAGATCATCGCTGTACGATCTGGATGACGATTACCGGTTGTCGGTGAACCAGGGGAGCTATATCACTTTGTCCAACCTGAAGGAGAAGGATTTTCAGAGAATCATCGACATGCATCTAAGTCCTTTGTATATCTCCGTTCATGCATGGAATCCCGTCGTCAGGGAGAAACTGATGAGAAACAGGCAGGCCGGGAAGCTGGCGGAGCAAATAAAAAGGCTTGCTGAAGCTGGTCTTGTTCTTCATACGCAGATCGTTCTGGTCCCTGATTACAATGACCGGGAGATCTTGCAGGAAACCGTGGAGAACCTTGCGGCCTTTTTCCCACAGGTCCAGTCCATTGGGATTGTTCCGGTCGGCTTAACAAAGTACAGGGATGGATTGCCTGAACTTCGGACTGTAACGCCGGAGGAGGCCAAGGAAGTCCTGGATATCGGTATAGAATGGCAGCAGAAATACCGAAAATGGACCGGACTAAACCTTGTTTATTTTTCTGATGAATTTTATATGCTTGCCGGCAGAGATCTTCCGTCATATCCAGAATATGATGACTTTCCGCAACTGGAAAACGGCATTGGCATGGCCCGAAAGTTTCAGGAAGAAATCCGGATGTGTCTCTGTGACCTGCCGAGGCAGATTCCGGAAAGAAAGATACATCTCGTAACTGGTTCATCAGCAGCGGCATATTTCCGGTCCAGGATCGCGGAGCTGCCTGCAGTTCAGGGTGTACATATTACCGTTCATGAGATTGGCAACCGTTTTTTTGGACCTGCGGTGACCGTAGCAGGGTTGCTCACGGCTCAGGACATCGCACCGCAACTGGGTGACCTGCAGGGAGAGTATTTCTTACTATCGCGCGTGATGCTGAGAGCCGGTGAAGAAGTATTCCTCGATGGATATGATGTCCGGTGGCTGACCGAACAGGTCAATGGCATACCGGTAGTTGTGGAGAATGATGGTCAATCTTTTATAGAAGGACTTTTTGGGATAACGATTGGAGGTTCGGAAAATGAGTAA
- a CDS encoding FtsW/RodA/SpoVE family cell cycle protein: MAAQKIKTKNPDFILLFSAVIILAVGLIMVLSAGSSFSYENKNNSYYLFLRQLQWVGLGIFAAAAAVYLPLKVFRKVSGISILVSVILLLMVEFSSLSSTKKGSARWLDIFGMSVQPSEIAKLAIVFFFAYILSRYPVKKIKDIFLPVGVLGVICLLVYKQPDLGTAIVILGAGAFMLMMTELPTGYFLAAIPLIGIPGFYLVKGEEYQWNRILGWLHPWEYATSFGYQQINAQIAFGSGGLLGIGIGRSNEGLGFLPENYTDTIFAVIGQEFGFFGTSLMILCFIVLIWRGYAISRQCPDGFGRMLGFGITTILGIQTVINLCVVTGLFPVTGITLPLVSYGGSSLLVTMFEIGILLNISRFRQDKLLRSS, encoded by the coding sequence ATGGCTGCTCAGAAGATAAAAACAAAAAATCCTGACTTTATTCTGTTATTTTCTGCGGTAATCATTTTGGCAGTTGGCCTGATTATGGTCTTAAGTGCTGGCTCCTCTTTTTCTTATGAGAACAAAAATAATTCCTATTATTTGTTTCTTAGGCAGTTGCAGTGGGTAGGCTTAGGAATCTTTGCAGCCGCGGCAGCTGTTTATCTTCCTTTAAAGGTCTTTCGGAAGGTATCTGGGATCAGTATACTCGTCAGTGTCATCCTGCTCTTGATGGTTGAATTCAGCAGCCTATCAAGTACAAAGAAAGGTTCGGCTCGCTGGCTGGATATTTTCGGGATGTCCGTACAGCCGTCAGAAATTGCAAAGCTGGCCATTGTCTTCTTCTTTGCTTATATCCTTAGCCGCTACCCGGTCAAAAAAATTAAGGATATTTTCCTGCCAGTGGGTGTGCTTGGCGTCATCTGCCTGCTCGTTTATAAGCAACCTGACCTTGGTACTGCGATTGTCATCCTGGGTGCAGGAGCGTTTATGCTGATGATGACGGAGCTCCCGACGGGTTATTTCCTGGCTGCGATACCTCTAATTGGCATCCCGGGATTCTACCTGGTCAAAGGTGAAGAGTATCAGTGGAACAGAATTTTGGGCTGGCTGCATCCTTGGGAATATGCAACATCATTTGGCTATCAGCAAATTAATGCCCAGATAGCCTTCGGGTCGGGCGGACTGCTCGGGATCGGTATCGGGAGAAGCAATGAAGGGCTCGGGTTTTTGCCTGAAAATTATACGGATACCATTTTTGCCGTGATCGGACAAGAATTTGGTTTCTTCGGGACTTCGCTTATGATCTTGTGTTTTATCGTACTTATTTGGCGCGGCTATGCCATATCCCGGCAATGTCCGGATGGATTCGGACGGATGCTCGGATTTGGGATCACAACGATCCTGGGCATCCAAACCGTGATTAATCTTTGTGTTGTAACCGGTCTTTTTCCGGTAACTGGGATTACGCTTCCTCTCGTATCCTATGGAGGAAGCTCCCTGCTTGTAACCATGTTTGAAATAGGTATTTTATTGAATATTTCGCGCTTCCGACAGGATAAGCTGTTGCGAAGCAGCTAG
- a CDS encoding bifunctional 4-hydroxy-3-methylbut-2-enyl diphosphate reductase/30S ribosomal protein S1 → MTIQRAAKAGFCFGVKRAIELAEKAAGTGLTASLGPLIHNQQVVDYLAEKGLEVIHSVDEAKMGQQLVIRSHGVPPETYEEAKERGITIIDATCPYVQKAQRMAASSSANSFVIVVGDKSHPEVKGILGWAGSNALAIETLAEAEDLPYYPRITVLAQTTQQKSHFFTVVEELKKHTGELIVQNTICAATEERQASARELAEKVDLMIVVGGLSSSNTRKLGSICSGKTKTYCIETAEELLEIWFTDAKITGLTAGASTPDWIIEEVCKKMSEFMEKTQIQEAEESVVKTVSTVSDEENMMENFDKGLPKLYRGAIVKGTVVKITGDEVFVDIAWKSEGMIPFEELSATKVSNINDLVKIGDTISVMVMRVENQEGYPVLSRKRANEVEAKEQLAHLAESKEEVQAVVTEAVKGGLLVDLGMRGFVPASQVETGFVDNLEKYIGKTLRLRVIEYDEYKKKLVLSQKVILAEEQEGKKEKLLETLKEGDIIKGTVRRLADFGAFVDLGGIDGLLHISDMAFSRVKHPSEIVNVDDEVEVQILAIDTQKGRISLGLKQLKTNPWSAAAEKYAVGSIVHGKVVRIAPFGAFVELEDGIDALVHISQLADHRVMKVQDVVQVGQEITAKVIDFKPEDKKISLSIRELLTEASEASARQDLENQPEIPEVTIGEKIGNIPDTDVDTL, encoded by the coding sequence TTGACGATTCAGCGAGCGGCAAAAGCAGGTTTCTGTTTTGGAGTCAAACGGGCGATTGAATTGGCTGAAAAAGCTGCCGGCACCGGGTTGACTGCATCTTTGGGACCGCTCATTCATAATCAGCAAGTTGTTGATTATTTGGCTGAGAAAGGATTGGAAGTCATTCACTCTGTTGATGAGGCTAAAATGGGTCAACAGCTTGTAATCAGGTCGCATGGCGTTCCCCCGGAAACGTACGAGGAAGCAAAGGAACGTGGAATTACCATTATTGATGCAACGTGTCCTTATGTTCAAAAAGCGCAAAGAATGGCCGCAAGCTCATCAGCAAACAGTTTTGTCATTGTTGTCGGTGACAAAAGCCATCCGGAAGTTAAAGGGATCCTGGGATGGGCAGGAAGTAATGCCCTCGCCATAGAGACGCTGGCCGAGGCTGAAGATTTGCCGTACTACCCGAGAATTACTGTCCTGGCCCAAACAACACAGCAAAAAAGCCATTTTTTTACGGTTGTTGAAGAATTAAAAAAACATACTGGGGAGCTGATCGTCCAGAATACGATCTGCGCGGCAACTGAAGAACGTCAGGCCTCAGCCAGAGAATTGGCTGAAAAAGTGGATCTGATGATTGTCGTGGGGGGCTTGAGCAGTTCCAACACACGAAAACTGGGATCGATCTGCAGTGGGAAAACGAAAACATACTGTATCGAAACAGCTGAAGAATTACTGGAGATCTGGTTTACGGATGCTAAAATCACCGGCTTGACAGCAGGAGCTTCCACACCGGATTGGATTATCGAGGAGGTTTGCAAGAAAATGTCGGAGTTTATGGAAAAAACACAGATCCAAGAGGCTGAGGAAAGCGTTGTGAAGACGGTTAGTACGGTTAGTGATGAAGAGAACATGATGGAAAATTTTGATAAGGGACTGCCCAAACTTTATCGGGGCGCGATTGTCAAAGGGACCGTCGTAAAAATAACAGGCGATGAGGTATTTGTGGATATTGCCTGGAAATCGGAGGGCATGATTCCTTTTGAGGAGCTTTCCGCTACCAAGGTTTCGAATATTAATGATCTCGTTAAAATTGGTGACACGATTTCTGTGATGGTCATGCGTGTTGAAAACCAGGAAGGCTACCCTGTTTTATCCCGTAAACGGGCTAATGAGGTTGAAGCGAAGGAACAGTTGGCCCATCTGGCCGAATCAAAAGAAGAAGTTCAGGCAGTCGTTACGGAAGCAGTCAAAGGCGGACTTCTGGTCGACCTCGGAATGAGAGGCTTTGTGCCTGCTTCTCAGGTTGAGACCGGCTTCGTAGACAATCTTGAAAAATATATAGGGAAAACACTTCGTTTAAGAGTCATCGAGTACGATGAATACAAGAAGAAACTGGTTCTTTCCCAAAAGGTCATTTTAGCTGAAGAGCAGGAAGGTAAAAAAGAAAAGCTTCTGGAGACGCTTAAAGAAGGCGATATCATAAAGGGAACAGTCCGCCGCCTGGCCGATTTTGGTGCGTTTGTTGATCTTGGCGGTATTGACGGGCTGCTGCACATCTCGGATATGGCTTTCTCCAGAGTAAAACACCCGTCGGAGATCGTGAATGTCGATGATGAAGTTGAAGTTCAGATCTTAGCGATTGATACCCAAAAAGGCAGGATTTCCCTCGGGTTAAAACAGCTTAAAACGAATCCGTGGTCTGCTGCTGCTGAAAAATATGCCGTGGGATCCATCGTACACGGCAAAGTCGTCAGAATCGCACCTTTTGGCGCTTTCGTAGAACTGGAGGACGGGATCGATGCGCTGGTGCATATTTCCCAGCTGGCCGACCACAGGGTCATGAAAGTACAGGATGTCGTACAGGTTGGGCAGGAGATCACAGCCAAAGTCATCGATTTTAAACCGGAAGATAAAAAAATAAGCTTGAGTATCCGGGAACTTCTTACGGAAGCCAGTGAAGCCAGTGCCCGTCAGGATTTGGAGAACCAACCGGAAATACCTGAAGTTACGATTGGCGAGAAAATCGGAAATATCCCGGATACAGACGTGGACACACTTTAA
- a CDS encoding lysophospholipid acyltransferase family protein — protein sequence MLYSLAKGIMTLVLKVKGCRITGLENFPAEGPVIIACNHISLWDPIIVGCSMPRQVYFMAKEELFSIPLLGQILHGLGTFPVKRGKGDIGAFRKSVRLLKEGKILGIFPEGTRSKTGDIQEAMAGIVLIVNKSHAPILPVKVYGARGLLTQKRGKIGIIIGKPFYADNLEIPEKTENSREWLANKIMDVVNEM from the coding sequence ATGCTGTATTCATTGGCAAAGGGAATCATGACCCTTGTTCTGAAGGTCAAAGGATGTAGGATAACAGGCCTGGAAAATTTTCCTGCAGAAGGACCTGTGATTATAGCCTGCAATCATATTAGCCTCTGGGATCCGATTATTGTTGGCTGTTCGATGCCAAGACAGGTATATTTCATGGCGAAAGAGGAGCTTTTCTCGATACCATTGTTAGGACAGATTCTGCACGGACTTGGTACTTTCCCGGTTAAACGCGGGAAGGGCGATATCGGGGCATTCCGAAAATCGGTCAGGCTGTTAAAAGAAGGAAAAATTCTGGGGATATTTCCGGAAGGTACCCGCTCCAAAACCGGTGACATTCAGGAAGCCATGGCAGGGATCGTTTTGATTGTAAACAAAAGCCATGCCCCGATTCTGCCGGTCAAGGTATATGGAGCCAGAGGATTATTAACCCAAAAAAGGGGTAAGATAGGGATAATTATCGGTAAGCCATTTTATGCCGATAACCTTGAAATCCCTGAAAAGACTGAAAATAGCAGGGAATGGCTTGCCAATAAAATCATGGATGTTGTGAATGAAATGTAA
- the cmk gene encoding (d)CMP kinase, with the protein MEHLRENHLQVAIDGPAGAGKSTIARIVADKLDLYYLDTGAMYRTVAYKALASGISLQDEKAVTGLARIIDIRLSHIDRQTVLCDGEDVTSKIRDVEVSRAVSLIASYPGVRNRLVELQRQEALKGNIVMDGRDIGTYVLPDAGIKIFLTASASERARRRYLENIKEGKKVSLEEIRSDIEKRDAVDSQRKFAPLKPAKDAVILDTTGLTIDEVVAKIIRIIRED; encoded by the coding sequence TTGGAACATTTGCGTGAAAATCATTTGCAGGTGGCGATTGACGGTCCTGCCGGGGCAGGAAAAAGTACCATTGCGAGAATCGTTGCCGACAAACTTGACTTGTATTATCTTGATACAGGTGCGATGTATCGAACTGTAGCTTATAAAGCCCTTGCTTCAGGAATTTCCCTTCAGGATGAAAAGGCAGTAACAGGTCTGGCCCGGATCATTGACATCAGACTAAGCCATATTGACCGTCAAACCGTACTCTGCGACGGGGAAGATGTTACCTCTAAAATCCGGGATGTTGAGGTAAGCAGGGCAGTATCGCTGATTGCATCTTATCCCGGGGTTCGTAACCGGCTGGTTGAACTACAGCGTCAGGAAGCACTGAAGGGCAATATCGTGATGGATGGCAGGGATATCGGTACATACGTCCTGCCGGATGCCGGAATTAAGATTTTTCTGACGGCTTCGGCTTCTGAACGCGCACGTCGAAGATACCTTGAGAATATCAAAGAGGGTAAGAAGGTATCTTTGGAAGAAATACGCTCGGATATTGAAAAACGAGATGCAGTAGATTCCCAGAGAAAATTTGCACCGCTGAAACCAGCTAAGGACGCGGTGATCCTCGATACGACAGGTTTAACGATTGATGAAGTTGTTGCCAAGATCATTAGAATTATCAGGGAGGATTAA
- a CDS encoding CPBP family intramembrane glutamic endopeptidase, with translation MKLNFKALAYFVIGVAVVFLLMPFVSYSIYQFFPEIKTAYYLSMMTSNTLFVFLIMLIMFKNRLSLNDLGWRRTSFASALIDVFKFCFLVWLINMIYMAFLYYSGQTTAENELVKLLQNPTISMFIANIFLIAVIVPFIEETLFRGVLLGCLRNYFGKWTAIVISACIFSALHFDLTGFIPKLVLGIGLGFLYTKHDSIYPAIGLHALNNLLAVIGVSVS, from the coding sequence ATGAAGTTGAATTTTAAGGCCTTAGCTTATTTTGTGATCGGTGTGGCAGTTGTTTTTTTACTGATGCCATTCGTCAGTTATTCTATCTATCAGTTCTTTCCTGAAATCAAAACGGCCTATTATCTTTCCATGATGACTTCGAATACCCTGTTTGTTTTTTTGATTATGCTGATTATGTTCAAAAATAGGCTTTCCCTGAATGACCTGGGCTGGAGAAGGACCAGTTTTGCTTCCGCCCTTATTGATGTATTCAAATTCTGTTTTTTGGTTTGGCTGATTAATATGATCTATATGGCATTTCTGTATTATTCAGGCCAGACGACGGCAGAAAATGAACTGGTAAAGTTACTGCAGAACCCGACAATTTCCATGTTCATTGCGAACATTTTTCTGATCGCCGTTATTGTTCCTTTTATTGAGGAAACGCTGTTCCGGGGAGTACTGCTCGGCTGTTTGCGGAATTATTTCGGCAAATGGACGGCGATTGTAATCAGTGCCTGCATTTTTTCCGCCCTGCATTTTGATTTGACCGGCTTCATTCCGAAGCTGGTTCTCGGAATCGGACTTGGTTTTTTATATACCAAACATGATTCGATTTATCCGGCAATCGGGCTTCATGCGCTGAATAACTTACTGGCGGTTATCGGGGTCTCAGTATCTTAA
- a CDS encoding HutP family protein, with amino-acid sequence MMPDSKTVALAALRMAMSETREEESALKQKFLADNIKTVAVDYGGDYLASIKKLVERAIVASKREGVIHDSHGDEGAVAGATREALSQIMPKAAGLNIGGKIGIAHRGDHLSVAVFFGVGLLHLDEVAVGLGHRVAPRS; translated from the coding sequence ATGATGCCGGATAGTAAGACGGTTGCTCTGGCTGCTTTAAGAATGGCAATGAGTGAAACCAGAGAAGAGGAAAGTGCGCTTAAACAGAAATTTTTAGCGGATAACATCAAGACAGTTGCCGTAGATTATGGCGGAGATTATCTTGCTTCAATTAAAAAGCTTGTCGAAAGGGCGATTGTTGCTTCGAAACGTGAAGGGGTAATCCACGATTCCCATGGCGACGAAGGGGCCGTCGCGGGCGCGACACGTGAGGCTTTAAGCCAGATTATGCCGAAAGCAGCGGGGCTGAATATCGGAGGAAAAATTGGGATTGCCCACCGCGGTGATCATCTCAGCGTGGCCGTGTTTTTTGGGGTAGGGCTGCTGCATTTGGATGAAGTAGCCGTAGGCCTTGGACACAGGGTTGCCCCACGAAGCTGA
- a CDS encoding NAD(P)/FAD-dependent oxidoreductase, whose product MVKKVVVIGGGAAGMMAAGQAAFVGAEVVLLEKMTRLGSKIAISGKGRCNLTNAGDISNFVSFYPGNGKFLYASLKEFGNEALIHFFQDYGVETKVERGGRVFPTADDSEVIVKALKKYLERTCVKIRLNQAVKKVMIEDGKVTGVQLAVSDEVLPADAVIVATGGASYPGTGSTGDGYTLAEKAGHRIIKPLPALVPLKTLEKWPKELQGLTLKNTAASIWIDGKKKGEEFGEMLFTHFGLSGPIILTLSRIASKALDQKQKVELKINLKPALTSEQIDLRLQRDFLKYGNKQFKNTLDDLLPQSMIPVMVALSEIDPEKVVNKVTKEERKRLCRLFQELVLHITATLGMATAIVTSGGVDAKQINPTTMESRLVKGLYFSGEVIDIDGVTGGYNLQAAFSTGYKAGRATARMG is encoded by the coding sequence ATGGTTAAAAAGGTTGTTGTAATAGGCGGTGGGGCTGCAGGCATGATGGCAGCGGGCCAGGCTGCTTTTGTTGGAGCCGAGGTGGTACTCCTTGAAAAAATGACGAGACTCGGCAGTAAGATTGCGATCTCCGGTAAAGGTCGGTGCAATCTTACCAATGCGGGGGATATCAGTAATTTTGTAAGTTTTTATCCCGGAAACGGAAAATTTCTATACGCTTCCTTAAAAGAGTTCGGCAATGAGGCGTTGATTCATTTTTTTCAAGACTATGGTGTCGAAACAAAAGTAGAAAGAGGTGGAAGAGTGTTTCCGACAGCCGACGATTCGGAGGTAATCGTTAAGGCATTAAAGAAGTATCTGGAACGAACATGCGTAAAAATCAGGCTTAACCAGGCTGTCAAAAAAGTCATGATCGAAGATGGGAAAGTAACCGGTGTTCAGCTGGCTGTCTCCGATGAAGTGCTTCCGGCAGATGCTGTGATCGTTGCCACGGGAGGAGCATCCTACCCTGGAACAGGATCTACCGGGGACGGATATACGCTGGCTGAAAAAGCAGGACATCGGATCATTAAGCCGTTGCCTGCGCTTGTTCCGCTCAAAACCCTTGAAAAATGGCCGAAAGAGCTTCAAGGATTGACGCTGAAGAACACGGCTGCCTCAATCTGGATCGACGGGAAAAAGAAGGGAGAAGAATTTGGGGAGATGCTGTTTACGCATTTTGGTTTATCCGGTCCGATTATTCTAACCTTAAGCAGGATTGCTTCCAAGGCTTTGGACCAAAAACAGAAGGTTGAGTTGAAAATAAACCTAAAGCCCGCCCTTACTTCTGAGCAGATAGATTTAAGGCTGCAGAGGGATTTTCTGAAGTATGGCAACAAGCAGTTTAAGAACACCCTGGACGATCTTCTCCCGCAGAGTATGATTCCTGTGATGGTCGCTTTATCGGAGATTGACCCAGAGAAGGTTGTTAATAAAGTTACTAAAGAAGAAAGGAAAAGACTCTGCCGGTTATTTCAGGAGCTGGTACTTCATATAACGGCGACGCTCGGTATGGCGACAGCAATTGTTACCTCCGGGGGCGTTGACGCCAAGCAAATTAATCCAACCACAATGGAATCCCGTCTGGTTAAAGGGTTGTATTTTTCTGGGGAAGTGATCGATATCGACGGCGTAACAGGCGGCTACAACCTTCAGGCAGCTTTTTCAACCGGTTATAAAGCCGGTAGAGCAACGGCTAGGATGGGCTAG
- a CDS encoding NADH-quinone oxidoreductase subunit I gives MKRYNQMLYHPDNCLNKKKPYLRECRLCIEACPHKSIGDKKEISIESCTECGVCMAVCPSDGFVDRDMKNLGEYLLENGNCVLNCPMAAPAGYEIACLGMLDRDAWTVLMLLAESKQVRILTGDCSNCQDKQAAAVSQRFYLEVSQQWMDHPGLKLEILPAEEGAAESDYGPGRFARGRSKKGLKNRLREFGKDRIKAAFPAIEAEESYTIPRTRQWLAETLKQKPNKKVPFQAIRYTDQCNGCGVCTKICPQQALTLKQKENKMLLIYEPLQCVQCGRCVDICGSRALSFAYLMFPFKFLAGKVIVGEANSYYCRECGKQIFIDTDSGLCAACAAHSTNIEGR, from the coding sequence ATGAAGAGATACAATCAAATGCTTTATCATCCCGACAACTGTCTGAACAAGAAGAAGCCCTATCTCCGGGAATGCAGGCTTTGTATTGAAGCCTGTCCGCATAAGTCCATCGGTGATAAGAAAGAGATTTCGATAGAAAGCTGTACGGAATGTGGTGTCTGTATGGCCGTTTGCCCCTCTGACGGTTTTGTGGACAGAGACATGAAAAACCTCGGAGAGTACCTTTTGGAAAACGGAAATTGCGTATTAAATTGTCCAATGGCTGCGCCTGCCGGTTATGAAATTGCCTGCCTCGGGATGCTGGACAGGGATGCCTGGACAGTTTTAATGCTTTTGGCTGAATCTAAACAGGTCAGAATCCTTACAGGGGACTGTTCCAATTGCCAGGATAAACAGGCTGCAGCGGTCAGCCAGCGCTTCTATCTGGAGGTCAGCCAGCAATGGATGGATCATCCCGGCTTAAAGCTGGAGATTCTCCCTGCTGAAGAAGGCGCAGCAGAATCGGATTACGGTCCCGGACGTTTTGCTCGTGGCCGATCGAAAAAAGGGTTGAAAAACAGGTTGCGTGAATTTGGTAAAGATAGAATCAAGGCAGCGTTTCCGGCTATCGAAGCAGAAGAATCCTATACCATTCCGAGGACCCGTCAATGGCTGGCAGAGACACTGAAACAGAAACCAAATAAAAAGGTGCCTTTTCAGGCAATCAGATATACCGACCAGTGCAACGGCTGCGGCGTTTGTACCAAAATATGTCCGCAGCAGGCGCTCACACTGAAACAGAAAGAGAATAAAATGCTTTTGATTTATGAACCGCTCCAGTGCGTTCAATGCGGTCGCTGTGTGGACATCTGCGGTTCCCGGGCTCTGAGCTTTGCATACCTGATGTTTCCGTTCAAGTTTCTGGCCGGTAAGGTTATTGTCGGAGAGGCGAATTCCTATTATTGCCGGGAGTGCGGCAAACAGATCTTCATTGATACGGATTCAGGCTTATGTGCTGCTTGTGCAGCGCATTCCACGAATATTGAAGGTAGGTAA
- a CDS encoding FadR/GntR family transcriptional regulator, whose protein sequence is MNLKPAKTKRIYEEIVDQISTLVAEGQIKAGDKLPSERDLAERLQVSRASVREALSALEIIGLLEIRSGEGTYIKHVNIESVIAPLPWVLSLEKDTIFELMEIRKILETQAAALAAERAEYQNLSAMRGSLIEIRKGQNTGRQGYPCDRDFHDAIAKGTKNKMLIRMLHVISDIMHQTLKTNWADTFEKEGMSELLYQEHEEIYQAIEAKLPEEAHAGMLRHLERIENEFRKGYE, encoded by the coding sequence ATGAATCTGAAACCAGCAAAAACGAAAAGAATCTACGAAGAAATAGTTGATCAAATCAGTACGCTGGTTGCTGAAGGACAAATCAAAGCAGGTGATAAGCTTCCTTCCGAACGGGATCTTGCGGAGAGGCTGCAGGTCAGCAGGGCGTCTGTCCGGGAAGCGCTCAGTGCTTTGGAAATTATAGGTTTGCTGGAAATCCGAAGTGGAGAAGGAACCTATATCAAACATGTTAATATAGAGTCTGTTATTGCTCCTTTGCCATGGGTACTTTCTCTGGAGAAAGATACCATTTTTGAACTGATGGAGATAAGAAAAATCCTGGAGACCCAGGCTGCCGCACTGGCGGCGGAAAGGGCTGAATATCAGAATCTTTCCGCAATGAGGGGTTCTCTTATTGAGATCAGAAAGGGTCAGAATACGGGCCGGCAGGGCTATCCCTGTGACCGGGATTTTCACGATGCTATAGCTAAAGGAACGAAGAATAAGATGCTGATCCGCATGCTCCATGTGATTTCAGATATCATGCACCAGACATTGAAGACGAATTGGGCAGATACTTTTGAAAAAGAGGGCATGTCGGAACTTCTTTATCAGGAACATGAGGAAATATATCAGGCAATCGAAGCAAAATTACCTGAAGAAGCGCATGCCGGAATGCTTCGTCATCTCGAAAGAATTGAAAATGAATTTCGCAAAGGATACGAATAA
- a CDS encoding pseudouridine synthase → MDCSGDQSERLQKAMARLGVASRRHAEILISQGLVKVNGQTVTQPGFKVTPEDVIEVNAKTYSSGPSEDLVYVMLYKPAGVITSVTDPHQRKTVIDLLGQNIKERVYPVGRLDYDTSGLLLLTNDGELTFRLTHPSFGVEKVYRASVAGNISDQAIRTLESGVHLEDGMTSPAKIKKLSRDKSGNQTEIELAIHEGKNRQVRRMLEQVGYPVFRLRRICFGPLQLDPKMTAGEYRLLTTSEVNALKEAVSIR, encoded by the coding sequence ATGGATTGTTCCGGAGATCAATCTGAACGTTTGCAAAAAGCGATGGCTCGTTTGGGCGTCGCTTCTCGGCGTCATGCCGAAATTCTAATCAGTCAGGGACTTGTAAAAGTGAATGGACAGACCGTAACGCAGCCGGGTTTTAAGGTAACGCCTGAGGATGTCATCGAAGTCAACGCTAAGACGTATTCTTCAGGACCAAGCGAAGACCTGGTCTACGTCATGCTTTATAAACCTGCGGGTGTTATTACAAGTGTTACGGATCCCCATCAAAGGAAAACGGTCATTGATTTACTTGGCCAGAATATTAAAGAAAGAGTCTATCCAGTCGGCAGACTGGATTATGACACTTCAGGACTTCTGCTTCTGACCAATGACGGGGAACTTACATTTCGGCTGACGCATCCAAGTTTTGGCGTGGAAAAAGTATACCGGGCCTCAGTCGCCGGTAATATTTCTGATCAGGCAATCAGGACGCTTGAGTCGGGTGTACACCTCGAGGATGGTATGACTTCTCCTGCGAAAATTAAGAAGCTTTCCCGTGATAAAAGCGGCAACCAGACCGAAATTGAGCTTGCCATTCACGAAGGAAAGAACAGGCAGGTCAGGAGAATGCTTGAGCAGGTCGGATACCCCGTTTTTCGCTTGCGCAGAATCTGTTTTGGCCCGCTCCAGCTGGATCCAAAAATGACGGCAGGAGAATACCGACTGTTAACGACTTCTGAAGTCAATGCTTTGAAGGAAGCAGTAAGTATACGGTGA